One stretch of Flavobacterium sp. 9 DNA includes these proteins:
- a CDS encoding AAA family ATPase, translating into MSATDKLNAVLKHIKETFVGKNEIIDLLGIGLLAKENAFLLGPPGTAKSAIIRALSNGIDGGKNFEYLLTRFTEPNEIFGPFDIRKLKEGELITNTDGMMPEASMVFLDEIFNANSAILNSLLMALNEKIFRRGKETRKLPALMFVGASNVLPEDESLNALLDRFLIRIKCDYVEPDLLHEVLLAGWKLEAGNAKEVPTIQADEIRELQLLCRQVDLTGIRNQYVDIVHSLRNTGIKVSDRRAVKLQNLIAASALMCGRNEAILSDLWVLKYIWDNEEQIEILEGIINQIIEKDDSILAHPQAMYNKTPDAESVMKEVNYLIEKWQDDSLSFEEQNVIKDKLRYIQTRCDWIKDAEQKKYIQNHIESLWQKILQTI; encoded by the coding sequence ATGAGCGCTACAGATAAATTAAATGCAGTTTTAAAGCATATCAAAGAAACTTTTGTTGGAAAAAACGAAATCATAGATTTATTAGGAATTGGATTATTGGCCAAAGAAAATGCCTTTTTGTTAGGGCCTCCGGGAACGGCAAAAAGTGCGATTATCAGAGCTTTATCAAATGGAATTGACGGCGGGAAAAATTTCGAATATCTGTTAACGCGTTTTACAGAACCTAACGAGATTTTTGGACCTTTTGATATTCGAAAATTAAAAGAAGGAGAATTAATCACGAATACTGACGGAATGATGCCGGAAGCTTCGATGGTATTTCTCGATGAGATTTTTAATGCCAATTCAGCAATTTTGAATAGTTTGTTAATGGCACTTAACGAAAAAATATTCCGTAGAGGTAAAGAAACCAGAAAGTTGCCAGCGCTTATGTTTGTTGGAGCAAGTAACGTTTTGCCCGAAGACGAATCATTAAACGCGTTATTAGACCGTTTTTTAATTCGTATAAAATGTGATTATGTAGAACCGGATTTACTTCACGAAGTACTTTTGGCAGGTTGGAAATTAGAAGCCGGAAACGCTAAAGAAGTTCCAACAATTCAGGCAGACGAAATTAGAGAATTGCAATTGCTTTGCCGTCAGGTTGATTTAACCGGAATACGCAATCAATATGTTGATATTGTGCATAGTCTTAGAAATACTGGAATAAAAGTTTCCGACAGACGTGCTGTAAAATTGCAGAATCTGATTGCTGCAAGCGCATTAATGTGTGGTCGAAATGAAGCGATTTTATCTGATTTATGGGTTTTAAAATATATTTGGGATAACGAAGAACAAATCGAAATCCTGGAAGGAATCATTAATCAGATAATCGAAAAAGACGATTCGATTTTGGCACATCCGCAAGCGATGTATAATAAAACTCCGGATGCCGAAAGCGTGATGAAAGAGGTTAATTATTTAATCGAAAAATGGCAGGATGATAGTCTTTCGTTTGAAGAACAAAACGTCATTAAAGATAAATTAAGATACATTCAAACGCGTTGTGACTGGATTAAAGATGCCGAACAAAAGAAATATATTCAGAATCATATAGAATCTTTGTGGCAGAAAATCCTTCAAACTATTTAA
- a CDS encoding ribosomal protein L7/L12: MEFQKYFQSYEDYFWEWDNQIFSEDSVFESLAIPNGQTIGYEKFVFEILEYLSEDSIPPFGSLLLAIIATNPENCASVQMIYELAKSKDKSDSFRTIKSTEASDFFRIGASIGFIKILASLPEEYKVGQKRMKLFQTIFHQCHNRISDEKAKKILKEYKEHRHHLARAGVKDAFNEANFIKDFRTLALLKVKFPTVQSLLKAMEDIPHEDLGDKLKEEVLEEKNLSDNVTSFVDQLIEEDKTFHVGSLIKRLWSGLNIPLHHNHPSEQPLGGISDLTNKGDFDKLVISEFAYDDDVFMSRIANNEALYIQREVPPEADKFVRILLIDSSLKNWGNPKILSFASAIAIARHPKTDIECKAFIVGKNYEEVSFDNVNNVIDALSNLSGKLDCSDGLNSFFLENKISSKNQEVFLFSSEESLKLAPMQKVTNDYFVDIKYTFSVGMQDVTVFKNHNKGKKMLQHIIMPLDELWVRNSKETITVAKNSTSVEIPLLYPVERFYKNVFESGGNFYFYLNGSLYQFFDNSFDKGLKKIASNLPFGNGEYAIKENDKGEKTMLYYFFDSAQNVSTINLETREIKKFKLIDDELNEGKLAVFEYNQDFFFMNNIYFWRINDDFSLDKAFSKSIKEAFDTHFEKQTVFVRNYRYNKFKYGVVKRLESVVIQKDVFKINNFYLSNFFFEKESKFSSRMSEDSAIKLEEKVNLVLKNVGTSPLAVIQTIKTNTDISLRDCKTITEQPFGVILESVKREVAEKLKKEIEKNGAVCYIENVLFEAVDGSTIRNQDGILIFESSNKQIEKIYIPFVIGTTTVMATENDFAGNSYFIEDAKRENIGEDRFSTKYLKRFIQNIIHHGA; encoded by the coding sequence ATGGAATTTCAAAAATACTTTCAATCATACGAGGACTATTTCTGGGAATGGGACAATCAGATATTTTCTGAAGATAGTGTATTTGAGTCGCTCGCAATTCCGAATGGACAAACGATTGGTTACGAAAAATTTGTCTTTGAAATTTTAGAATATTTATCAGAAGACTCAATTCCGCCATTTGGATCATTATTGTTGGCTATAATTGCTACGAATCCTGAGAATTGTGCTTCTGTTCAGATGATTTATGAATTAGCAAAAAGCAAAGATAAATCAGATTCTTTTAGAACTATAAAATCTACCGAAGCTTCTGATTTCTTTAGGATTGGCGCAAGTATTGGTTTTATAAAAATATTGGCTTCTTTGCCGGAAGAATATAAAGTTGGGCAGAAAAGAATGAAACTTTTTCAGACGATATTTCACCAATGTCATAACAGAATTTCTGATGAGAAAGCAAAAAAAATCCTGAAAGAATATAAAGAACACAGACATCATTTGGCAAGAGCCGGAGTAAAAGATGCGTTTAATGAGGCTAATTTTATAAAGGATTTCAGAACATTAGCTTTATTAAAAGTTAAGTTTCCTACGGTTCAGTCTTTGCTAAAAGCGATGGAAGATATTCCGCATGAAGATTTAGGAGACAAACTAAAAGAAGAAGTTTTAGAAGAAAAAAACCTGTCTGATAATGTAACCAGTTTTGTAGATCAGCTTATTGAAGAAGATAAAACTTTTCATGTTGGAAGTCTGATCAAGCGACTTTGGTCAGGTTTGAACATTCCGTTGCATCACAATCATCCAAGCGAACAACCGTTGGGAGGAATCTCTGATTTGACCAATAAAGGTGATTTTGACAAACTCGTTATTTCTGAGTTTGCTTATGACGATGATGTTTTTATGTCTAGAATTGCCAATAACGAAGCGCTTTATATTCAAAGAGAAGTTCCGCCTGAAGCCGATAAATTTGTGCGTATTTTGTTAATAGATAGTTCGTTGAAAAACTGGGGAAATCCTAAGATTCTTTCGTTTGCTTCGGCAATTGCAATAGCGAGACATCCAAAAACTGATATCGAATGTAAAGCTTTTATAGTTGGAAAAAACTATGAAGAAGTATCTTTTGACAATGTAAATAATGTGATTGATGCTTTGAGTAATCTTAGTGGAAAATTGGATTGTTCAGACGGATTAAATTCTTTTTTTCTTGAGAATAAAATCAGTAGTAAAAATCAGGAAGTTTTTCTTTTTTCATCCGAAGAAAGTTTAAAACTGGCTCCAATGCAGAAAGTTACGAACGATTATTTTGTTGATATAAAATATACTTTTTCAGTAGGAATGCAGGATGTTACGGTTTTTAAAAACCACAATAAAGGCAAAAAAATGCTTCAGCATATTATAATGCCTTTAGACGAATTGTGGGTTCGAAACAGTAAAGAAACTATAACTGTCGCAAAAAATAGTACGTCGGTTGAGATTCCGCTTTTATATCCGGTTGAAAGGTTTTACAAGAATGTTTTTGAGAGTGGAGGTAATTTTTACTTTTATTTGAATGGAAGTTTGTATCAGTTTTTCGATAATAGTTTTGACAAAGGATTAAAAAAAATAGCTTCAAATCTTCCGTTTGGGAATGGTGAATATGCGATCAAAGAGAATGATAAGGGCGAAAAAACGATGCTTTATTATTTCTTCGATTCGGCACAAAACGTAAGTACGATAAATCTTGAGACCAGAGAAATCAAAAAATTTAAGCTTATTGACGATGAGCTTAATGAAGGTAAACTTGCAGTATTTGAGTATAATCAGGATTTTTTCTTTATGAACAATATTTATTTTTGGCGTATTAATGATGATTTTAGTTTAGATAAAGCATTTAGCAAAAGTATAAAAGAAGCTTTCGATACTCATTTTGAAAAGCAAACTGTTTTTGTTCGAAATTACAGATACAACAAATTCAAATATGGCGTTGTTAAACGATTGGAAAGTGTTGTAATCCAGAAAGATGTGTTTAAGATAAATAACTTCTATCTTTCAAATTTCTTTTTTGAGAAAGAGAGTAAGTTTTCAAGTAGAATGTCTGAGGATTCCGCTATAAAATTGGAAGAAAAAGTAAACCTTGTTTTAAAGAATGTTGGAACATCGCCATTAGCGGTTATCCAAACCATAAAAACAAATACAGATATATCGTTGAGAGATTGCAAAACTATTACGGAGCAACCTTTTGGAGTTATTTTGGAAAGTGTAAAAAGAGAAGTTGCCGAAAAATTAAAAAAGGAAATCGAAAAAAACGGAGCAGTTTGTTATATCGAAAACGTACTTTTTGAAGCTGTGGACGGAAGCACGATTAGAAATCAGGATGGAATTTTGATTTTTGAAAGCAGTAACAAACAAATCGAAAAAATTTATATTCCGTTTGTAATTGGTACAACTACTGTTATGGCAACTGAAAACGATTTTGCAGGAAATTCTTATTTCATTGAGGATGCTAAGAGAGAAAATATTGGAGAAGATAGATTTAGTACAAAATACTTGAAACGATTCATTCAGAATATTATACATCATGGAGCTTAA
- a CDS encoding CLH domain-containing protein, producing the protein MELKLKIHSKNTFPKGGIFIKSASPEVWLHEIQNIGLKLESVKVYPVPGVVANELYGCLLVLNQRIDKVDIRGNNFLQLIENKLFIPENTTISPELTKEEWHTLFSDEYHFLHPEIGLVELKDQVEWTALLQMPKAKEVEITEPSKTVYAPQFISSLRVEVDKEKILENIENPPSEEEMIGKLPFDMQKVMKGNQKEMDKFMAFLDKNPKLALQYAIPLDTLGTSRGDNYGKFSFGSGGNVFQTGFAKIGDFFDRKSGNSNQNDGLTIIFRLIAVLLFMSTIRSCSSGKSSFSSQTFFVCVVVIIIIVLIIALLSKGKSSGSGSGSASGGSFMVDSQRFSTLQSKYEKLAEEFIAKGDYQKAAHIYLKLLKNYQKAAEVLEKGELYPEAAAIYLKYCKNKLKAAECYEKGHAYKEAIEIFKELNNDEKVGDLYVILKDKKEADKHFMKVIEDYKTNFQYVKASLVYRDKIGDISDAQELLLDGWKTNKDAGRCLNVYFANIKSAEDLAVAIPNIYENEVNSENAVTFLHLLKHEFSRYEALEEITKNIAYEIVAERIDEKPDIASELLSFNIRNKSMLKDVMKYKIKIKGKA; encoded by the coding sequence ATGGAGCTTAAATTAAAAATACATTCAAAAAACACATTTCCTAAAGGAGGCATTTTTATAAAAAGTGCCTCACCGGAAGTGTGGCTTCACGAGATTCAAAATATTGGTTTAAAGCTTGAATCGGTTAAGGTTTATCCTGTTCCGGGCGTAGTTGCAAACGAATTATATGGCTGTTTATTGGTTTTGAATCAAAGAATAGATAAAGTCGATATTCGAGGGAATAATTTCTTGCAATTGATCGAAAACAAATTGTTTATTCCTGAAAACACAACGATTTCACCCGAATTAACAAAAGAGGAATGGCATACTTTATTTTCAGATGAATATCATTTTTTGCATCCAGAAATTGGTTTGGTCGAACTGAAAGATCAAGTCGAATGGACAGCTTTACTTCAAATGCCAAAAGCTAAAGAAGTTGAGATTACTGAACCATCAAAAACGGTTTATGCGCCTCAGTTTATTTCGTCCTTGCGTGTTGAGGTTGACAAAGAAAAGATTCTGGAAAATATTGAAAATCCGCCTTCAGAAGAAGAAATGATTGGGAAATTGCCTTTTGATATGCAAAAAGTAATGAAAGGGAATCAGAAGGAAATGGATAAGTTTATGGCTTTTCTGGATAAAAATCCAAAGTTAGCTTTACAATATGCGATTCCACTTGATACATTAGGAACTTCAAGAGGAGATAATTATGGGAAGTTTTCTTTTGGTTCCGGTGGAAATGTTTTCCAAACTGGTTTTGCTAAAATTGGAGATTTTTTTGATAGAAAAAGTGGTAACTCAAATCAAAATGACGGTTTAACTATAATCTTTAGATTGATTGCTGTTTTGTTGTTTATGTCCACTATTCGCAGTTGCAGCTCTGGAAAATCGAGTTTTAGTAGTCAGACTTTTTTTGTATGTGTAGTTGTCATAATTATAATAGTTTTGATTATAGCACTTTTATCAAAAGGAAAATCAAGTGGAAGCGGTTCAGGTTCAGCTTCGGGAGGATCTTTTATGGTCGATTCTCAGAGATTCAGCACTTTGCAAAGCAAATATGAAAAACTTGCTGAGGAATTTATTGCCAAAGGAGACTATCAGAAAGCAGCGCACATTTATTTGAAATTATTAAAAAATTATCAAAAAGCTGCCGAAGTTCTGGAAAAGGGAGAATTGTATCCGGAAGCGGCGGCAATCTATTTAAAGTATTGTAAAAACAAACTAAAAGCAGCCGAATGTTATGAGAAAGGTCACGCGTACAAAGAAGCAATTGAAATCTTTAAAGAGCTCAATAATGATGAAAAAGTAGGTGATTTGTATGTGATTTTAAAAGACAAAAAAGAAGCTGATAAGCACTTTATGAAAGTAATTGAAGATTATAAAACGAATTTTCAATATGTAAAAGCATCATTGGTTTACAGAGATAAAATTGGCGATATAAGTGATGCGCAAGAATTATTATTAGACGGCTGGAAGACAAATAAAGATGCCGGAAGATGTCTTAATGTTTATTTTGCAAATATAAAATCGGCTGAAGATTTAGCTGTTGCGATACCAAATATTTACGAAAACGAAGTGAATTCAGAAAATGCAGTAACATTTCTTCATTTGCTAAAACATGAATTTAGCAGATACGAAGCGCTTGAAGAAATCACAAAGAATATCGCTTATGAAATCGTAGCAGAACGCATTGATGAAAAACCGGATATTGCCTCAGAATTATTGAGTTTTAACATCAGGAATAAATCAATGCTAAAAGATGTTATGAAGTATAAAATAAAGATTAAAGGGAAAGCGTAG